A genomic window from Salvia hispanica cultivar TCC Black 2014 chromosome 5, UniMelb_Shisp_WGS_1.0, whole genome shotgun sequence includes:
- the LOC125188629 gene encoding elongation factor P isoform X1 — protein sequence MRPLPKRLAVALRSCTAAAHGGCSNFSASTARINSQPLRGGLLECPWLAAQFRCARLSGGDVKPGNHIERRGKIYEVIKAQHTTQGRGGAIIQVELRDVDSGNKLNERLRTDEKVEQIYVAEKSFEYLYTNDGDGGSVVLMNPESYEQLEVQPHLFGESLVFLQDGMKVFVQLYDDRPLSAKIPKTVTCTVAEAAEARKGSGTPPYKRALLDNGLTVQVPSHISSGEKVIINTTNNSYVSRV from the exons ATGCGACCCCTCCCTAAGCGGCTCGCCGTCGCTCTCCGCTCCTGCACCGCCGCAGCTCACGGCGGCTGCAGCAATTTCTCAGCGTCCACCGCCCGTATCAACTCACAGCCGCTGAGAGGAGGCCTCCTCGAGTGTCCGTGGCTCGCCGCCCAGTTCCGCTGCGCCAGATTATCCGGCGGAGAT GTAAAACCAGGAAATCACATCGAAAGAAGAG GAAAGATTTATGAG GTGATAAAAGCACAGCATACCACTCAAGGAAGAGGAGGAGCTATTATACAG GTGGAGCTCCGTGATGTTGATAGCGGGAACAAATTGAATGAAAGGCTGCGAACAGATGAGAAAGTTGAAC AGATATATGTTGCGGAGAAGTCATTTGAGTACCTTTACACTAATGATGGGGATGGAGGAAGTGTTGTTTTAATGAA CCCTGAAAGCTATGAGCAGCTGGAAGTACAACCGCACTTATTTGGTGAATCTCTTGTCTTCCTTCAAG ATGGTATGAAAGTCTTTGTCCAACTTTACGATGATAGACCATTGTCAGCAAAAATTCCAAAGACTGTAACGTGTACAGTTGCTGAAGCAGCCGAAGCACGAAAGGGAAGTGGCACCCCACC TTACAAAAGGGCTTTGTTGGATAATGGTTTAACTGTCCAG GTCCCATCTCATATCTCCAGTGGAGAGAAGGTTATTATCAACACTACAAACAACTCTTATGTTAGCAG GGTTTGA
- the LOC125188629 gene encoding elongation factor P isoform X2, which produces MRPLPKRLAVALRSCTAAAHGGCSNFSASTARINSQPLRGGLLECPWLAAQFRCARLSGGDVKPGNHIERRGKIYEVIKAQHTTQGRGGAIIQVELRDVDSGNKLNERLRTDEKVEQIYVAEKSFEYLYTNDGDGGSVVLMNPESYEQLEVQPHLFGESLVFLQDGMKVFVQLYDDRPLSAKIPKTVTCTVAEAAEARKGSGTPPYKRALLDNGLTVQGLNGTKFDQFVAEQSF; this is translated from the exons ATGCGACCCCTCCCTAAGCGGCTCGCCGTCGCTCTCCGCTCCTGCACCGCCGCAGCTCACGGCGGCTGCAGCAATTTCTCAGCGTCCACCGCCCGTATCAACTCACAGCCGCTGAGAGGAGGCCTCCTCGAGTGTCCGTGGCTCGCCGCCCAGTTCCGCTGCGCCAGATTATCCGGCGGAGAT GTAAAACCAGGAAATCACATCGAAAGAAGAG GAAAGATTTATGAG GTGATAAAAGCACAGCATACCACTCAAGGAAGAGGAGGAGCTATTATACAG GTGGAGCTCCGTGATGTTGATAGCGGGAACAAATTGAATGAAAGGCTGCGAACAGATGAGAAAGTTGAAC AGATATATGTTGCGGAGAAGTCATTTGAGTACCTTTACACTAATGATGGGGATGGAGGAAGTGTTGTTTTAATGAA CCCTGAAAGCTATGAGCAGCTGGAAGTACAACCGCACTTATTTGGTGAATCTCTTGTCTTCCTTCAAG ATGGTATGAAAGTCTTTGTCCAACTTTACGATGATAGACCATTGTCAGCAAAAATTCCAAAGACTGTAACGTGTACAGTTGCTGAAGCAGCCGAAGCACGAAAGGGAAGTGGCACCCCACC TTACAAAAGGGCTTTGTTGGATAATGGTTTAACTGTCCAG GGTTTGAACGGTACGAAATTCGATCAGTTTGTGGCCGAGCAATCTTTTTGA
- the LOC125187049 gene encoding NHP2-like protein 1, with amino-acid sequence MTAEAVNPKAYPLADAQLIATILDLVQQAANYKQLKKGANEATKTLNRGISEFVVMAADAEPLEILLHLPLLAEDKNVPYVFVPSKQALGRACGVTRPVIACSVTSNEGSQLKSQIQQLKDAIEKLLI; translated from the exons ATG ACTGCAGAAGCGGTGAATCCAAAAGCATATCCGTTGGCAGATGCGCAGCTCATCGCTACTATACTTGATTTGGTTCAGCAAGCCGCCAACTACAAACAGCTCAAAAAGGGCGCCAATGAAg CTACGAAGACGCTGAACCGTGGGATTTCTGAATTTGTTGTAATGGCAGCTGATGCTGAGCCTCTTGAAATCCTCCTTCACCTTCCGCTTCTCGCAGAAGATAAG AATGTGCCGTATGTTTTTGTTCCATCCAAGCAAGCTCTGGGCCGAGCGTGTGGAGTGACCAGGCCAGTCATTGCTTGTTCTGTCACCAGCAACGAGGGAAGCCAATTGAAATCTCAAATACAGCAGTTGAAG GATGCTATTGAGAAGCTTCTGATCTGA
- the LOC125191264 gene encoding 5'-adenylylsulfate reductase-like 5, whose product MEFPMGKCVCIFMCILAASATSFRLVSSSSTCERDSMEFLHDLNSQCPLSIHCSSPPIQVNEESLEIAVSSIQDNEYVAVLFYASWCPFSSIFQSKFSTLSSMYPQIKHIMVDQTSVLPSVFSRYGIHSVPSLIIVNQSSRVRYHGRKDLNSVVNFYKKTTGLDPVVDIVDDTACNLESEKQVFGVWKGASLKEISSREPFLLVSIIFSVSRAFLYLFPNIASHIMAIWLAHIPHLNMGIFGESRQLIGRALHLIDVKRVWSKLKVCKTRNFHKGARNARVWASSLASVSLGETSSRALSSSKDL is encoded by the exons ATGGAGTTTCCGATGGGGAAATGTGTATGTATATTCATGTGTATATTAGCGGCCTCAGCGACGTCGTTTCGATTGGTGTCTTCATCGTCGACTTGTGAGCGTGATTCCATGGAATTTCTTCACGATCTGAATTCTCAGTGCCCCTTATCGATCCATTGTTCTTCTCCCCCAATTCAG GTAAATGAAGAATCCCTTGAAATTGCTGTGAGCTCCATTCAAGACAATGAATATGTGGCAGTTCTTTTCTATGCTTCTTGGTGTCCCTTCTCAAGCATCTTTCAGTCAAAGTTTTCTACCCTCAGTTCCATGTATCCACAGATCAAACATATAATGGTCGACCAAACCTCAGTCTTACCCAG CGTCTTCTCAAGATATGGTATTCATAGCGTACCATCACTAATCATTGTGAATCAGTCATCAAGAGTGAGATATCATGGTCGAAAAGATCTCAATTCTGTTGTCAACTTCTACAAGAAAACTACAG GGCTGGATCCCGTAGTGGATATAGTAGACGACACAGCATGCAATCTGGAGAGTGAGAAGCAAGTATTCGGGGTTTGGAAAGGAGCATCATTGAAAGAGATTTCCTCGAGGGAACCGTTCCTACTCGTCTCTATAATATTTTCCGTGTCAAGGGCTTTTCTATATCTCTTCCCAAACATCGCGTCCCATATAATGGCGATTTGGTTGGCACACATTCCTCATCTGAATATGGGAATCTTCGGAGAGTCACGGCAGCTCATAGGCCGGGCGCTGCATCTGATCGACGTGAAGAGGGTTTGGAGCAAGCTGAAGGTGTGCAAGACTAGGAACTTCCACAAGGGAGCCAGGAATGCTCGGGTTTGGGCGTCGTCCCTAGCCTCTGTTTCGTTGGGGGAGACATCGTCGAGAGCACTATCTTCTTCCAAGGACTTGTGA